The DNA region CGACCAACTAGCGATCGTTCAGCAAGCAATGGATTATCGCTATCGGATTTTGCAGCAGCGCTATCTTGGCGTGGGGCCAGAACGGGCTTACCGTAAGCTGATTCAGCGCCTTAGTAGCTTGTTTTTGATTCGCAACAAAATTAAGACCTGGGTTGCTCTTAGCCGCGATCGCCAACGTTCGGTTGTGGATGTCTTGCAGGAAGTAGTTCAGGAACTGTTGCAGAGCGATGGCTATATGCAACAGCAAGTAACCTGGATTTCTCAGTGCACCCCAGAGCCTCGGTTGCGGAATATACTGCTCCTGGCAAGTGTCGAAGAATACTGCCTCAGACCTATTCGCAATCAACCGCTGCTAGTCTATCGCTTCGTTAACTATTTGCGGCGCTCTCAGCGGGGTGGTATGACTCAAGTGCCCAGCGGCGATTTAGTGCGACTGGTTTCAGAAGAAATTACCCCCGACGAAGCCGAAAACCCCGTGAGTTTGCTTGATAACCAAGCCGTAGCTCAATACCAAGATGAGCAAGCTTGGGAAGAACAGCAGATGGCTCGGACTGCCGTGAAGCAATCGTTTGAGCAATACCTAGCCGAGAAAGTAGAACCCGATGCAGCCCGTTGGTTACAGCTTTACCTGCAAGGTCACTCCCAAGAAGCGATCGCTCGCACCCTCAACCTACCGATTAAGCAAGTTTATCGGCTACGGGAGAAAATCAGCTATCACGCGATTCGGGTTTTCGCCTTAAAAAATGAACCGGACCTTGTCGCGAATTGGCTCGAAACCTCTCTGCAAGAACACAGCCTTGGTTTAACGCCAGAGCAATGGCAGCACTATGTCGATAACCTCACGTCAGAGCAGCGCCAACTGCTAGATCGCCTACGCGAAGGGTGCACCCTGGAAGCGATCGCGGGTGATTTGAACTTAAAGACCAATCAGGTCATGGGCGAGTGGAGCAAACTCTATCTTGCGGCTCAAGAACTCCGTAGTGTGTCTTAGACTAACGGCTGTAATAGCTACCTGAAGTGGCTGTTGAAGCTTTGGCTGAGACACACAGACAAAAAGTTCGCTATAACTCCACATAAAATCTAGTTGAATCTGCTTAGCTTAATCCGGGATTTTCACGACTGGCCCGATTAGGATAGTAGGTAATCAAGTTAATGAGTTTCTATGGCGTCTCCCTTAGGCGATCGCGGCGGGCGTCAGGACAACAGCCCTGGTAATCATCCCTCTTTATCGTCAGTTCAAACCGACGGTATGGCTTGGCTGGATTCCGCGCAAATGTTCCAGTTAATTGACAGTCTTCTCCCTTTTGAGGCTTGTCTCTATCACCAAGTGCTGCCTTTGTCCGTGGAAGG from Trichocoleus desertorum ATA4-8-CV12 includes:
- a CDS encoding HetZ-related protein 2, which translates into the protein MRLADKLANDWRSQLETECPEQSVAHRESIIRWLMGEDLARFDTLAPDQLAIVQQAMDYRYRILQQRYLGVGPERAYRKLIQRLSSLFLIRNKIKTWVALSRDRQRSVVDVLQEVVQELLQSDGYMQQQVTWISQCTPEPRLRNILLLASVEEYCLRPIRNQPLLVYRFVNYLRRSQRGGMTQVPSGDLVRLVSEEITPDEAENPVSLLDNQAVAQYQDEQAWEEQQMARTAVKQSFEQYLAEKVEPDAARWLQLYLQGHSQEAIARTLNLPIKQVYRLREKISYHAIRVFALKNEPDLVANWLETSLQEHSLGLTPEQWQHYVDNLTSEQRQLLDRLREGCTLEAIAGDLNLKTNQVMGEWSKLYLAAQELRSVS